The Saccharopolyspora gloriosae genome window below encodes:
- a CDS encoding protein phosphatase 2C domain-containing protein — protein sequence MSTSPDPVVRAPLDVVIRTVPKRGNAAEENEDSAAGDAEGGRFAVADGASTTARSEVWSAMLAESFVNGEDPLADDVLTRLRRDWWARVNELDLAWHAKAKLAGGAAATFLGVVVEADRYALSSVGDSCMLHLAEQKLLSAAPLTEWSAFSRFPEAVHTRSDIAVSPAEIRSVSGTLSEGDVLLLATDAVAKHLLRHHSETGALPPILDHLADEDEFADFIERERERGLDNDDSTVCVVWT from the coding sequence ATGAGCACATCACCGGATCCCGTGGTTCGCGCACCTCTCGACGTCGTCATCCGCACGGTCCCGAAACGGGGAAATGCGGCTGAGGAGAACGAAGACAGCGCGGCTGGGGACGCTGAAGGTGGTCGTTTCGCCGTCGCCGACGGCGCCTCGACCACCGCTCGTTCCGAGGTCTGGAGCGCGATGCTGGCCGAGTCGTTCGTCAACGGCGAAGATCCGCTCGCGGACGATGTGCTCACCAGGTTGCGCAGAGATTGGTGGGCCCGCGTCAACGAACTAGATCTCGCATGGCACGCCAAGGCGAAGCTGGCAGGAGGGGCGGCAGCGACCTTCCTGGGCGTGGTGGTCGAGGCGGATCGGTACGCCCTGTCTTCCGTCGGCGACTCCTGCATGTTGCACCTCGCCGAGCAGAAGCTGCTGTCCGCGGCACCGCTGACCGAGTGGTCGGCGTTCTCGAGGTTCCCCGAGGCAGTGCACACCAGATCAGACATTGCTGTTTCCCCTGCTGAGATCCGGTCGGTCAGCGGCACGCTCAGCGAGGGCGACGTGTTGCTCCTCGCTACGGACGCCGTAGCCAAGCACCTCCTGCGGCACCACAGCGAGACCGGCGCGTTACCACCGATCCTCGACCACCTAGCGGATGAAGACGAGTTCGCCGACTTCATCGAGCGGGAACGAGAGCGAGGGCTCGACAACGACGATTCGACGGTATGTGTGGTGTGGACGTGA
- a CDS encoding phosphotransferase family protein, whose product MKLPQLIDYQQAVQAKLFADPALRHGTPITNPLKQATVVSGGFALTFRVEVPAAGGSRKQFAVRCFHKQGTRLEERYAAVADFIGQHRKNLDFLTDVAYVPAGIQVNGNLFPIVRMPWVGGERLDAWVEDHIEEPHRLDRVRQQVKRAAHRLRAAGAAHGDLQHGNILVDQHDHIHLVDYDGMYLPVLSTLGAAERGHPDYQHPDRGESFGDHLDVFAAYVIDLSLEALKHEPRLWQDFNTGENLIFESADFADPGRSELFAKLTCISAVEERVRRLRQACEAEFTTMPAILSGERTSATPSRSTRPKRPAGPRALDAHDHVVLHGRIGDRVTIVGKVLGTRIHHPSRTTFINFGDWKNGKTFRIVGWGPVTSRLEQRYGTDATRLRGSWVTLSGMIASYKDRPQMVLDRVQTLRVLREADAERLLAPPEPRAEPTPQNAPRAAPEPAASEPAAPKTRQSAAPVDGFHRWKAPPKPQKKDDLDQRLDQMYSSSSSRTPRTTSPPPAQPPPGPANHRRYPLPSPPPAPAASPPAAQPSAPQKPPSRGLRDRWFDMCDQLANLLDRWRK is encoded by the coding sequence GTGAAACTCCCGCAGCTCATCGACTACCAGCAGGCCGTGCAGGCGAAGCTGTTCGCTGACCCGGCCCTGCGCCACGGCACACCGATAACCAATCCGCTCAAGCAGGCCACCGTCGTCAGCGGCGGGTTCGCGTTGACTTTCAGGGTCGAGGTTCCCGCCGCCGGGGGTTCCCGAAAGCAGTTCGCGGTCCGCTGCTTCCACAAGCAGGGCACTCGTTTGGAGGAGCGGTACGCCGCCGTCGCCGACTTCATCGGTCAGCACCGGAAGAACCTCGACTTCCTCACCGACGTCGCGTACGTGCCAGCAGGCATCCAGGTGAACGGGAATCTCTTCCCCATCGTCCGGATGCCCTGGGTCGGAGGTGAGCGGCTCGACGCCTGGGTGGAAGACCACATCGAGGAACCGCACCGGCTCGACCGGGTTCGTCAGCAGGTGAAACGGGCTGCCCATCGACTGCGCGCCGCCGGGGCGGCGCACGGCGATCTGCAGCACGGCAACATCTTGGTCGACCAGCACGACCACATCCACCTGGTCGACTACGACGGGATGTACTTGCCGGTGCTGTCGACCCTCGGCGCGGCCGAACGCGGGCATCCTGACTACCAGCACCCCGACCGCGGGGAGAGCTTCGGCGATCACCTGGACGTGTTCGCGGCGTACGTGATCGACCTGTCGTTGGAAGCGCTCAAGCACGAACCGAGGTTGTGGCAGGACTTCAACACCGGCGAGAACCTCATCTTCGAGTCGGCCGACTTCGCCGATCCGGGGCGCTCCGAGCTGTTCGCGAAGCTGACCTGCATCTCTGCGGTGGAGGAACGAGTGCGCCGGCTTCGCCAGGCGTGCGAGGCGGAATTCACCACGATGCCTGCGATTCTCTCAGGTGAGCGAACGAGTGCCACGCCCAGCCGCTCGACCAGGCCGAAGCGGCCCGCCGGCCCTCGCGCCCTCGACGCGCACGATCACGTCGTTCTCCACGGACGCATCGGCGACCGCGTCACGATCGTCGGTAAGGTCCTCGGCACGCGCATCCACCACCCGTCCCGGACCACGTTCATCAACTTCGGTGACTGGAAGAACGGCAAGACCTTCCGGATCGTGGGCTGGGGTCCCGTCACCTCGCGCTTGGAGCAGCGTTACGGCACTGATGCCACGAGGCTCCGCGGATCGTGGGTGACCCTCTCCGGGATGATCGCGTCGTACAAGGACCGGCCGCAGATGGTGCTGGATCGGGTCCAGACGCTGCGGGTGCTCCGCGAGGCGGACGCGGAACGACTCCTGGCACCACCCGAACCCCGAGCTGAGCCCACGCCTCAGAACGCGCCACGAGCGGCGCCGGAGCCGGCGGCATCGGAACCAGCGGCCCCGAAGACGCGGCAGTCCGCAGCACCCGTCGACGGCTTCCACCGCTGGAAAGCACCACCGAAGCCCCAGAAGAAGGACGACCTGGACCAGCGCCTCGATCAGATGTACTCGTCCAGTTCCTCCCGCACCCCCAGAACAACGTCCCCGCCTCCAGCACAACCTCCCCCGGGCCCTGCGAACCACCGCAGGTACCCGCTGCCGTCACCACCGCCCGCACCGGCAGCATCCCCGCCTGCCGCTCAACCGAGCGCTCCGCAGAAGCCGCCTAGTCGAGGTCTCCGGGACAGGTGGTTCGACATGTGCGACCAGCTGGCGAACCTGCTTGACCGGTGGCGCAAGTGA
- a CDS encoding SAM-dependent methyltransferase encodes MSKMDEDPFPPQSVDLSKPSVARVYDFYLGGKANWAIDRGFGQSVLDEYPVLRPIAISNRLFLHRAVRRLVAHGVRQFIDIGSGVPTMGNTHSIADELDLDSRVVYVDNEPVAVAHSQMLLEKHGDPDRHAAINADFRNPNKLWQRAIETGVLDMDEPIAVLLIAVLHVQQPGPDGVDISPTVMKRYRELLSPGSYLAISHLTDDGLPPGMEENLAGIKRMYDASSSPVIWRTRDEIRDLFGDFELMDPGMAWTWEWHPEDYSPNHSRKLKFSEPAQSSIWAGVARRPGA; translated from the coding sequence ATGAGCAAGATGGATGAGGACCCGTTCCCTCCGCAGAGCGTCGATCTGAGCAAGCCCAGCGTCGCGCGCGTCTACGACTTCTACCTCGGCGGCAAGGCCAACTGGGCCATCGACCGGGGCTTCGGGCAGAGCGTGCTCGACGAGTACCCGGTGCTGCGCCCGATCGCCATCAGCAACCGGCTGTTCCTGCACCGAGCGGTGCGCCGCCTGGTCGCCCACGGAGTCCGGCAGTTCATCGACATCGGCTCGGGCGTGCCGACCATGGGCAACACGCACTCCATCGCCGACGAGCTCGATCTCGACTCGCGGGTCGTCTACGTCGACAACGAACCGGTCGCCGTGGCGCACTCGCAGATGCTGCTGGAGAAGCACGGCGACCCGGACCGCCACGCGGCCATCAACGCCGATTTCCGCAACCCCAACAAGTTGTGGCAGCGCGCCATCGAAACCGGCGTGCTGGACATGGACGAGCCCATCGCCGTCCTGCTGATCGCGGTCCTGCACGTGCAGCAACCCGGCCCGGACGGCGTCGACATCTCACCGACCGTGATGAAGCGCTACCGCGAATTGCTGTCACCGGGCTCGTACCTGGCGATCTCGCACCTGACCGACGACGGATTACCCCCCGGCATGGAGGAGAACCTCGCCGGGATCAAGCGCATGTACGACGCGTCGTCGAGCCCGGTGATCTGGCGGACCCGCGATGAGATCCGCGACCTGTTCGGCGATTTCGAGCTGATGGACCCCGGAATGGCCTGGACCTGGGAGTGGCACCCCGAGGACTACAGCCCGAACCACTCCCGGAAGCTGAAGTTCTCAGAACCGGCACAATCCTCGATCTGGGCCGGAGTCGCCCGCAGACCCGGCGCCTGA
- a CDS encoding chorismate mutase yields MKRVEITPAAVFVAALLLAGCGAPAEPAAAQPVAGADGVTDLVRLAEERAVLSDQVAASKFGTGKAVTDPAREAVVIDGARADAARAGVDPEWAAQVFQDQITASTQVQNDLLRQWAAQPALRPSGKPDLTTIRPELDRIGTEIITALEAAEPLREAPDCAPTLDRAVATESADLDQIHRAALDEALHSICAR; encoded by the coding sequence GTGAAGCGAGTCGAGATCACCCCTGCCGCCGTGTTCGTCGCCGCGCTGCTGCTGGCGGGGTGCGGGGCACCGGCGGAACCCGCGGCCGCGCAGCCGGTGGCGGGTGCGGACGGCGTCACCGACCTCGTGCGGCTGGCGGAGGAGCGGGCGGTGCTCTCCGACCAGGTCGCCGCCTCGAAGTTCGGCACCGGCAAGGCCGTCACCGACCCGGCCCGCGAAGCCGTCGTCATCGACGGAGCCCGTGCCGATGCCGCCCGCGCCGGAGTGGACCCCGAGTGGGCGGCGCAGGTCTTCCAGGACCAGATCACCGCGAGCACCCAGGTGCAGAACGACCTGCTGCGCCAGTGGGCTGCGCAACCCGCCCTGCGGCCGTCGGGGAAGCCGGACCTCACCACGATCCGTCCCGAACTCGACCGCATCGGCACTGAGATCATCACCGCCCTCGAAGCGGCGGAACCCCTGCGGGAGGCCCCGGACTGCGCCCCGACCCTGGACCGAGCGGTAGCGACCGAGTCGGCCGACCTCGACCAGATCCACCGCGCGGCCCTGGACGAAGCGCTCCACTCGATCTGCGCTCGCTGA
- a CDS encoding glycoside hydrolase family protein has product MFTRKSLLPALATVVTLLLVPATSAAEDAAKKGVSVNDVAGVDEALGDVGVSWFYDWSADDQDVPAPEGTEFVPMIWGADEVNQQSLDAAKDSGSTLLAFNEPDMAEQADMTVEQALDLWPQLQETGMRLSAPGVATGADLDGGWLDRFMQGAAERGLQVDFIPLHWYGADFSPEATEHLRSYVQAVHDRYGKPVWLTEYALIDFSGGQPRYPSEQEQADFVRNSTEMLEGLPFVERYSWFTLSTETSPTGLYDGTAPNLTGTTYRDAGR; this is encoded by the coding sequence ATGTTCACCCGGAAATCGCTGCTGCCCGCGCTGGCGACGGTCGTGACCCTGCTGCTGGTTCCCGCGACCTCCGCGGCCGAGGACGCCGCCAAGAAGGGCGTCAGCGTCAACGACGTCGCCGGCGTCGACGAAGCACTGGGCGACGTCGGGGTGAGTTGGTTCTACGACTGGTCCGCCGACGACCAGGACGTCCCCGCGCCCGAAGGCACCGAGTTCGTCCCGATGATCTGGGGCGCCGACGAGGTGAACCAGCAGTCCCTCGACGCGGCGAAAGACTCCGGCTCCACCCTGCTGGCGTTCAACGAACCCGACATGGCCGAACAGGCCGACATGACCGTCGAGCAGGCCCTCGACCTGTGGCCGCAGCTGCAGGAGACCGGGATGCGCCTGAGCGCGCCCGGAGTCGCCACCGGCGCCGACCTGGACGGCGGCTGGCTCGACCGGTTCATGCAGGGGGCCGCCGAACGAGGTCTGCAGGTCGACTTCATCCCGCTGCACTGGTACGGCGCGGACTTCTCCCCGGAGGCGACCGAACACCTGCGCAGCTACGTCCAAGCCGTCCACGACCGCTACGGGAAACCGGTCTGGCTCACCGAATACGCGCTCATCGACTTCTCCGGCGGGCAGCCGCGCTACCCGAGCGAGCAGGAGCAGGCCGACTTCGTCCGCAACTCCACCGAGATGCTCGAAGGACTCCCGTTCGTGGAGCGCTACTCCTGGTTCACGCTCTCCACCGAAACCAGCCCCACCGGCCTCTACGACGGCACCGCCCCCAACCTCACCGGCACCACCTACCGCGACGCGGGACGGTGA
- a CDS encoding thaumatin family protein, with protein sequence MRKTASLLAVALLLLFGAGAATAQGTSTADRTITFANRSGETLWIGANVNADGSQQLTDLPVLADGESATITVPESGEPQYWRGKFFARQDCSGEPGESFHCAVGDCGTEPGTCTTGEQPTGLAEFNFDPNDAGAPWYNVSYVNAVALPITIEPTGAEPPPDSGQCEQVGCSEPLLEHCPPENLTDGADGQPQLCTNPSRDERTPYSDAVQEHCPRAYAWSKHDQEPGNDVMRNCPSCDGFTVTFHEGI encoded by the coding sequence ATGCGGAAAACAGCGTCCTTGCTCGCGGTCGCACTCCTGCTGCTGTTCGGCGCAGGAGCGGCGACGGCCCAGGGAACGTCGACCGCCGACCGCACGATCACGTTCGCCAACCGCTCCGGCGAGACGCTGTGGATCGGCGCCAACGTGAACGCGGACGGCTCGCAGCAGCTCACCGACCTGCCGGTGCTGGCCGACGGCGAATCGGCGACGATCACCGTCCCGGAGTCCGGCGAACCGCAGTACTGGCGCGGCAAGTTCTTCGCGCGCCAGGACTGCTCCGGCGAGCCCGGCGAATCGTTCCACTGCGCCGTGGGGGACTGCGGGACCGAACCCGGCACTTGCACCACGGGCGAGCAGCCGACCGGCCTGGCCGAGTTCAACTTCGACCCGAACGATGCCGGGGCGCCCTGGTACAACGTCAGCTACGTCAACGCGGTGGCCCTGCCGATCACGATCGAACCCACCGGCGCCGAACCGCCGCCCGACTCCGGCCAGTGCGAACAGGTCGGCTGCTCCGAACCGCTCCTGGAGCACTGCCCGCCGGAGAACCTCACCGACGGCGCGGACGGGCAGCCGCAGCTGTGCACCAACCCCAGCCGGGACGAGCGGACGCCCTACAGCGACGCGGTGCAGGAGCACTGCCCCCGGGCGTACGCGTGGTCCAAGCACGACCAGGAACCCGGCAACGACGTCATGCGCAACTGCCCGTCCTGCGACGGCTTCACCGTGACCTTCCACGAGGGGATCTGA
- a CDS encoding tetratricopeptide repeat protein: MTGNSFDGSAHAVAQAGHVEGGIHFYAPSRPAEHPPRQVPQPTRSYTNNERQLRAITEAVRFAESGDAAPRVVVVRGPLGGGKSETAFRWVADHGGEFAGRFYARLSGTDGESGAESEALRDFLIAVGYTASEIPATVQGRSNFFRSWSTGKNVVVVVDDAVTAAQVRWFLPGEGRSVVLVTEAGPLGALRQREKAAYVELDPLSPESARLLLQRILPADDPRPEAEPENVDALVERCEGSTLALCVAGALLADRPQRPVDRLVRELAREDRRLAVLSRDESLSVTAVLNTAVDRLDDRDRLLYAAFGRHPGSGDVGVPAFVAALGASEDDVRDGLDRLVDARLVQEGARGRFFVDGLVRAHARRLGTDPAVRARFLRFYVDTAVPAGNAVMPQRGWLQRLWPDLDLTGSVSEPEAWLEAERANLRAVAGLLHDDGDAEVCRLAVALWPFHERAKHLDDMDAVNEHAVAVADDHGHPFAAGLALVQRGFAFRHRGERDKAAELFARAERIAREQDLPELAATAVESLGIARREQGDRDASRELLRHNLALAAEIDDQRRTSLAKMHLGSVEHPDAAVALLGEAVEGFRSLPEPDVHNEHKSLLWRGIRAVELGHPEQAQADLHAALRHMTGENRHFEIAQIHHALGARAVAADAPDEAREHFERAASIYRTWGFLDQAEQVLAEQRRG; the protein is encoded by the coding sequence GTGACCGGCAACAGCTTCGACGGATCGGCCCACGCGGTCGCGCAGGCCGGGCACGTCGAGGGCGGCATCCACTTCTACGCCCCGTCCCGGCCCGCCGAGCACCCGCCCAGGCAGGTGCCGCAGCCGACCCGGTCCTACACCAACAACGAGCGCCAGCTCCGGGCGATCACCGAAGCCGTCCGCTTCGCGGAATCCGGCGACGCGGCACCTCGGGTCGTCGTGGTCCGCGGCCCGCTCGGCGGCGGCAAGAGCGAGACGGCGTTCCGCTGGGTCGCCGACCACGGTGGCGAGTTCGCGGGCCGGTTCTACGCGCGGTTGTCCGGAACCGACGGCGAATCCGGCGCGGAGAGCGAAGCGCTGCGCGACTTCCTCATCGCCGTCGGCTACACCGCGTCGGAGATCCCCGCGACGGTGCAGGGCCGGTCCAACTTCTTCCGCTCCTGGAGCACCGGCAAGAACGTCGTGGTCGTCGTCGACGACGCGGTCACCGCCGCGCAGGTCCGCTGGTTCCTGCCGGGGGAGGGCCGCTCGGTCGTCCTGGTCACCGAGGCCGGTCCGCTGGGGGCGTTGCGGCAGCGGGAGAAAGCGGCGTACGTCGAGCTCGATCCGCTGAGCCCGGAATCCGCGCGGCTGCTGCTGCAGCGGATCCTGCCCGCCGACGACCCGCGACCGGAAGCGGAACCGGAGAACGTCGACGCGCTCGTGGAGCGGTGCGAGGGGTCCACGCTGGCGCTGTGCGTGGCGGGAGCGCTGCTGGCGGACCGGCCGCAGCGCCCCGTCGACCGGCTCGTGCGGGAACTGGCTCGCGAGGACCGGCGCCTGGCCGTGCTGTCCCGCGACGAGTCCCTGTCGGTGACCGCCGTGCTCAACACCGCCGTCGACCGGCTCGACGATCGCGATCGCCTGCTCTACGCGGCGTTCGGCCGGCACCCCGGTTCCGGTGACGTGGGCGTGCCCGCGTTCGTCGCGGCGCTGGGAGCGAGCGAGGACGACGTCCGCGACGGCCTGGACCGGCTGGTGGACGCACGTCTGGTGCAGGAAGGCGCGCGGGGCCGGTTCTTCGTGGACGGGCTGGTGCGCGCCCACGCGCGCCGGCTCGGCACCGATCCCGCAGTGCGAGCGCGGTTCCTGCGGTTCTACGTGGACACGGCCGTTCCGGCGGGCAACGCGGTGATGCCGCAACGCGGCTGGCTGCAACGGCTCTGGCCGGACTTGGATCTGACCGGGTCGGTGTCCGAACCGGAGGCGTGGCTGGAGGCCGAACGCGCCAACCTCCGCGCGGTCGCCGGGCTGCTGCACGACGACGGCGACGCCGAGGTGTGCCGGTTGGCGGTGGCGCTGTGGCCGTTCCACGAGCGGGCCAAGCACCTCGACGACATGGACGCCGTCAACGAGCACGCCGTCGCCGTCGCCGACGACCACGGGCACCCGTTCGCGGCCGGACTCGCGCTCGTGCAACGGGGTTTCGCCTTCCGGCACCGCGGCGAACGGGACAAGGCCGCGGAACTGTTCGCCCGCGCCGAGCGGATCGCGCGCGAGCAGGACCTCCCGGAACTGGCGGCCACGGCGGTCGAATCGCTCGGCATCGCCCGCCGGGAGCAGGGCGACCGGGACGCGTCGCGGGAACTCCTGCGGCACAACCTCGCACTGGCCGCGGAGATCGACGACCAGCGCCGCACGTCCCTGGCGAAGATGCACCTCGGTTCGGTGGAGCACCCGGACGCGGCCGTGGCACTGCTCGGCGAAGCCGTCGAGGGGTTCCGGTCGCTGCCCGAACCGGACGTGCACAACGAGCACAAGTCGTTGCTGTGGCGCGGAATCCGGGCGGTGGAGCTGGGCCACCCGGAGCAGGCGCAGGCCGATCTGCACGCGGCGCTGCGGCACATGACCGGCGAGAACCGCCACTTCGAGATCGCCCAGATCCACCACGCGCTCGGCGCTCGCGCCGTCGCCGCCGATGCCCCGGACGAGGCGCGCGAGCACTTCGAGCGCGCCGCGTCGATCTACCGCACCTGGGGATTCCTCGACCAGGCCGAACAGGTCCTCGCCGAGCAGCGGCGCGGCTGA
- a CDS encoding acetyl-CoA C-acetyltransferase, with translation MTRDAVIVEPVRTPVGRYGGVFSRIPAAELASTAIRAVLDRSGVPAEQVDDVLFGQCYPNGEAPAIGRVAALNAGLPVEVPGMQVDRRCGSGLQAVLDAAMRVQTGVADVVLAGGAESMSLVEFYSDQMRWGVRGGGIELHDRLVRARLTAGGEHHPVPGGMLETAENLRREHTIPRAEQDRLALRSHRRAVAAIDDGRFAEEIVPVTVPGKRGQGDALVDRDEHPRADASEESLAALRPVLRAQDPEATVTAGNASGQNDGAAACLVMSRAKADELGLTPMARLVSWGVAGVAPRTMGIGPVPATAKALARAGLALADLDLIELNEAFAAQVLACTREWEFGDGDFDRLNVNGSGISLGHPVGATGVRLLTTLLHEMRRRESRYGLETMCIGGGQGLAAIFERIS, from the coding sequence ATGACCCGCGACGCGGTGATCGTCGAACCGGTCCGCACGCCGGTGGGGCGCTACGGCGGGGTGTTCTCCCGGATTCCGGCGGCGGAACTCGCCTCGACCGCGATCCGGGCGGTCCTGGACCGCAGCGGGGTGCCCGCCGAGCAGGTCGACGACGTCCTGTTCGGCCAGTGCTATCCGAACGGGGAGGCTCCGGCGATCGGCCGCGTCGCCGCGCTCAACGCGGGACTTCCCGTCGAGGTGCCCGGCATGCAGGTCGATCGCCGCTGCGGATCGGGATTGCAGGCCGTGCTCGACGCGGCGATGCGGGTGCAGACCGGGGTCGCCGACGTCGTGCTCGCGGGCGGCGCGGAGAGCATGAGCCTGGTCGAGTTCTACTCCGACCAGATGCGCTGGGGCGTGCGCGGCGGCGGGATCGAACTGCACGACCGGCTCGTCCGGGCCCGGCTCACCGCCGGAGGCGAGCACCACCCGGTGCCGGGCGGGATGCTCGAAACGGCCGAGAACCTGCGCCGGGAGCACACGATCCCGCGCGCGGAGCAGGACCGGCTGGCCCTGCGGTCGCACCGGCGGGCCGTGGCCGCGATCGACGACGGCCGCTTCGCCGAGGAGATCGTGCCGGTCACCGTCCCCGGCAAGCGCGGACAGGGCGACGCCCTCGTCGACCGCGACGAGCATCCCCGCGCCGACGCGTCGGAAGAATCCCTGGCAGCGCTGCGGCCGGTGCTGCGCGCGCAGGACCCCGAGGCCACCGTCACCGCGGGCAACGCCAGCGGGCAGAACGACGGCGCCGCCGCGTGCCTGGTGATGAGCCGCGCGAAGGCCGACGAGCTCGGGCTCACGCCGATGGCGCGGCTGGTGTCGTGGGGCGTGGCCGGGGTCGCGCCGCGCACGATGGGCATCGGGCCGGTGCCCGCCACCGCGAAGGCGCTGGCGCGGGCGGGGCTGGCGCTCGCCGACCTGGACCTGATCGAGCTCAACGAGGCGTTCGCGGCGCAAGTGCTCGCCTGCACCCGCGAATGGGAGTTCGGCGACGGCGACTTCGACCGCCTCAACGTCAACGGTTCCGGTATCTCCCTCGGCCACCCGGTGGGCGCGACCGGGGTGCGGCTCCTGACGACGCTGCTGCACGAGATGCGCCGCCGCGAGAGCCGCTACGGCTTGGAGACCATGTGCATCGGCGGCGGCCAGGGCCTGGCCGCGATCTTCGAGCGGATCTCATGA
- a CDS encoding CoA transferase has protein sequence MSPLEGVRIVECASFVAGPSACLALGQLGADVIKVDPLGGAADQHRWPLAPSGRSLYWTALNKGKRSLAVDLRSDEGKELVTALITAPGPESGVLVNNSVGRRWLAHEVLTARRPDLIHLRVQGHPDGRPAVDYTVNAEVGVPGITGDEQGAAPVNHVLPAWDLITGMTAATGVLAALRERAATGRGSCVELALADVATAGVANLGWLAEAELRGGDRPRHGNHVYGSFGVDFETADHQRVMVVALTGGQWTALQEATGTTDVFAALAEPLGADLGQEADRYRLRETIAAILRPWFAARTLAQVRERFDAGRVLWSRYRGMADVVAEHRASATETVLTSVDQPEIGPSVAARSPLRWDGEYDDASPAPRLGEHTDDVLTEVLGLSPAELGGLHDRGVIAGTG, from the coding sequence ATGAGCCCGCTGGAGGGCGTGCGGATCGTCGAGTGCGCGAGCTTCGTCGCCGGGCCCTCGGCCTGCCTCGCGCTCGGCCAGCTCGGCGCGGACGTGATCAAGGTCGATCCGCTCGGCGGAGCCGCCGACCAGCACCGCTGGCCGCTGGCCCCGAGCGGGCGCAGCCTCTACTGGACCGCGCTGAACAAGGGCAAGCGGTCGCTGGCGGTGGACCTGCGCTCGGACGAGGGCAAGGAGCTCGTGACCGCGCTGATCACCGCGCCCGGCCCGGAATCCGGCGTGCTCGTGAACAACAGCGTCGGTCGCCGGTGGCTCGCGCACGAGGTGCTGACCGCCCGGCGCCCCGACCTGATCCACCTGCGGGTGCAAGGACATCCCGACGGCAGACCCGCCGTGGACTACACGGTCAACGCCGAAGTGGGCGTGCCCGGCATCACCGGCGACGAGCAGGGTGCGGCGCCGGTCAACCACGTGCTGCCCGCCTGGGACCTGATCACCGGCATGACGGCGGCGACCGGGGTGCTGGCCGCGCTGCGCGAGCGCGCGGCGACCGGCCGCGGCTCCTGCGTCGAACTGGCGCTGGCGGACGTCGCCACGGCCGGGGTCGCCAACCTCGGCTGGCTCGCCGAAGCGGAGCTGCGCGGCGGCGACCGGCCCCGCCACGGCAACCACGTCTACGGCAGCTTCGGCGTGGACTTCGAGACCGCCGACCACCAGCGCGTCATGGTCGTCGCGCTCACCGGGGGCCAGTGGACGGCGCTGCAGGAGGCGACCGGCACGACCGACGTGTTCGCGGCCCTGGCGGAACCGCTCGGCGCGGACCTCGGCCAGGAGGCCGACCGCTACCGGCTGCGCGAGACCATCGCCGCGATCCTGCGGCCCTGGTTCGCCGCGAGGACCTTGGCGCAGGTCCGGGAGCGCTTCGACGCGGGGCGAGTGCTGTGGAGCCGCTACCGGGGCATGGCCGACGTCGTCGCCGAACACCGCGCGTCCGCAACGGAAACGGTGCTGACCTCCGTCGACCAACCCGAGATCGGGCCGTCGGTCGCCGCCCGCTCCCCGCTGCGCTGGGACGGCGAGTACGACGACGCCTCCCCCGCGCCGCGCTTGGGCGAGCACACCGACGACGTGCTCACCGAAGTGCTCGGCTTGAGCCCGGCGGAACTGGGCGGGCTGCACGACCGCGGCGTCATCGCGGGAACCGGCTGA
- a CDS encoding Fur family transcriptional regulator has translation MLREADLRVTRPRTAVLTAVHEHPHAGTDSILEAVRERLPKVSHQAVYDVLRALTGAGLLRRIQPMGSVARYEARVGDNHHHVVCRSCGVIADVDCATGAAPCLSASDGHGFAIDEAEVIYWGTCPDCSTSDPEQRTDPERTPGDRQP, from the coding sequence ATGCTGCGCGAGGCGGATCTGCGCGTGACCCGCCCGCGCACCGCCGTGCTGACCGCGGTGCACGAACACCCCCACGCCGGCACCGATTCCATCCTCGAAGCGGTGCGCGAACGGCTCCCGAAGGTCTCCCACCAGGCCGTCTACGACGTGCTGCGCGCGTTGACGGGAGCCGGGCTGCTGCGCCGGATCCAACCGATGGGTTCGGTGGCCCGCTACGAGGCGAGGGTCGGCGACAACCACCACCACGTGGTGTGCCGGTCGTGCGGCGTGATCGCCGACGTCGACTGCGCGACGGGCGCGGCTCCCTGCTTGAGCGCCTCCGATGGTCACGGCTTCGCCATCGACGAAGCGGAGGTCATCTACTGGGGAACGTGCCCCGACTGCTCCACCTCTGATCCCGAACAACGCACTGATCCCGAAAGGACTCCCGGTGACCGACAGCCCTGA